The Lasioglossum baleicum chromosome 3, iyLasBale1, whole genome shotgun sequence region TCTAGTAGATCTTAAGCTACTTACCGATGGTTCTTTGAGCGTGCTGTTGCACTTAATAGACTCATTGTGTTCCATGTACCGACTATATCATGCACAGGTACCAAGTTAATAGTCTCAAGCACGTGTTCAGAACCCATAAGAGTTAAGGAACCATACACTTTAAAGACAGTGTATTTTTTCTGACAAAGAGAGACAGTATACTTCTATAGTACGCTTTAAATGAAATATAAGTTTGTCTACATATAAATATGGTACAGTACATGATAACCCAAGCCTCGAGGAAAAGGAGAAGTCTTGGAATTATTAAGATTCCACTGCATTTCATAAATTGATATCTAGTTCTGGTATAACTTTTATCAGCCCTTGTTCAATATGAAATTTGTAATGTTAAGGATCATACTTACCCATATAGCATAACGGGAACTATTCGAGTCCTTCATGTATATGTCTGAGATGCTTAAGTTATTGAAATAAATTGGTATCTCCGAATTATTTCCCAATGTCAGAGATATGAGAGTAGCAGACGTCTCCGTTTTCGGAACAAGTTCTCCCAAAGTTTGGATTGTTTTAACACCATTCTCTTGGTAATCCTCGGAAGAACAGTGTATGGAGATGTCCTCAACCAATATGGGAATATATGGAATATCATACCGCAAAAGGCTATTACGCCTTCCCAAAGAAAAACTCCAATTTTTATGACTTATTTTCAGGAATTTTCTACACTCATTTTCCAACATTTCTCTGCTTGTATGCAGTGCTGCGATTCGGCTGGATTCGGCCCAATTTTTCTCGCGCACAGTGATCCACAGTGATCCCATACATTGGGATCAGTGTTCCGATCGAAGCAagcgtaactcgcgcatgcgcggcaatttcagcctcagtagcgtaactatttcgatgaaatcgggtagcttgagcaccccaCAGACTTTTAAAAAGTCTTTCTTCACTATCAACTgccattttataataaaatattaacgttccgcgtcacgtctctcgtccatcagtcgtcccgctaataacaccggtacattcccgccaatataactgcctcaaggcatCAGGGTCCTGGCCGCTCGGCTGCGTCAtcgtagatacgctactgtcttggccgcgcatgcgcgagttacgcttgcttcaatcggaacactgattGGCAGATGATGAGGAGcagaggcagttatattggcgggaatgtaccgaaaaaccagtgcttcgattgtgcccaacatttttcgtacgatggatggccgctagaggcgctgtgcggaaaaacagtaacgtatctactattgggtag contains the following coding sequences:
- the LOC143207183 gene encoding uncharacterized protein LOC143207183, which encodes MGSLWITVREKNWAESSRIAALHTSREMLENECRKFLKISHKNWSFSLGRRNSLLRYDIPYIPILVEDISIHCSSEDYQENGVKTIQTLGELVPKTETSATLISLTLGNNSEIPIYFNNLSISDIYMKDSNSSRYAIWKKYTVFKVYGSLTLMGSEHVLETINLVPVHDIVGTWNTMSLLSATARSKNHRYSRTEAQNKMLRSQWKKMKLEKKRLV